From Brochothrix thermosphacta DSM 20171 = FSL F6-1036, a single genomic window includes:
- a CDS encoding DUF2508 family protein — translation MAKNKKRKLHKEYDEKLLQLSKQTHDNWKLAEHLYQLSDDTNNAVAFNEQRTKAMYYFVLREVRYQNLASSPKYMRRFQY, via the coding sequence ATGGCTAAGAATAAAAAACGTAAGCTACACAAAGAGTACGATGAAAAATTATTACAACTTTCTAAGCAAACACATGACAATTGGAAGTTAGCGGAACATTTATATCAATTAAGTGACGATACGAATAATGCTGTTGCTTTTAATGAACAACGCACGAAAGCGATGTACTATTTTGTATTGCGAGAAGTGCGTTATCAAAACCTTGCAAGTAGTCCCAAGTATATGAGACGTTTTCAATATTAA
- a CDS encoding YbaB/EbfC family nucleoid-associated protein, with protein sequence MRGMGNMQGMMKKMQKMQKEMAKAQEELEVTLFEGTAGGGVVKVTVAGNKMVQSVVLDEDVVDPEDIEMLQDLILTATNEALKKVETQTAETMGKYTSGMNIPGLM encoded by the coding sequence ATGCGTGGAATGGGAAATATGCAAGGTATGATGAAGAAAATGCAAAAAATGCAAAAAGAAATGGCTAAAGCACAAGAGGAGTTAGAAGTAACACTTTTTGAAGGAACAGCAGGCGGCGGTGTTGTTAAAGTAACTGTTGCTGGAAATAAAATGGTACAAAGCGTTGTTTTAGATGAAGACGTTGTTGATCCAGAAGATATCGAAATGTTACAAGATCTTATCTTAACAGCTACAAACGAAGCGCTTAAAAAAGTAGAAACACAAACAGCTGAAACAATGGGCAAATATACAAGTGGTATGAATATCCCAGGATTGATGTAA
- the dnaX gene encoding DNA polymerase III subunit gamma/tau, protein MSYRAMYRVWRSQTFADVVGQQHITHTLQNAILQNKTSHAYLFSGPRGTGKTSVAKVFAKAINCEHKTEAMEPCNTCDVCQSITNGTLDDVLEIDAASNNGVDEIRDIRDKVKYAPTRVKYKIYIIDEVHMLSTGAFNALLKTLEEPPSNVIFILATTEPHKLPLTIISRCQRFDFKRITTADIVGRMQFILDTEKITYEEEALQIIGRAAEGGMRDALSLLDQTIAYNPAEILVENALMITGASSQQLLTSMVSAVASGDAQGAVKTLLHLLNEGKDATRLVEDLLLYYRDVMLYKQAPEFTETFERVTIDEAFKEVAEHVETALIYRYVAQLNEAQQQMRFSNHPQIYLEVTLVNMSQESIGTAIKTPTNAEVTNTDSEVSHGIIEALQQQIKQMQSQISDLSSREPAQGNQPAVKPARSGGRSAHSSGRRAKVETNAIHNVLDNATSDQLGLIRQNWSDILNMLMKSQAALLAEAEPVAASDQSFVIKFKYDIHCQMAMGNATFVEDVKAHVLRLTQQQLNIVGVPEEAWESIRSNFIAKRKSTDSTDSTNTSETTDAIDSMETPVTTNVSPAVAQAVALFGEELVEIKED, encoded by the coding sequence ATGAGCTATCGTGCTATGTATCGTGTGTGGCGTTCGCAAACATTTGCAGATGTTGTAGGGCAACAACACATCACGCATACGCTACAAAATGCTATTTTGCAAAATAAAACGTCGCATGCCTATCTTTTCTCTGGTCCACGAGGAACAGGTAAAACAAGTGTCGCTAAAGTTTTTGCTAAGGCAATTAACTGTGAACATAAAACTGAAGCGATGGAACCATGTAACACTTGTGATGTCTGTCAATCAATTACAAATGGCACGCTCGATGATGTCTTAGAAATTGATGCGGCATCAAATAATGGTGTAGATGAAATTCGTGACATTCGCGACAAGGTGAAATATGCGCCTACGCGTGTGAAATATAAAATTTATATTATTGATGAGGTTCATATGTTATCAACAGGTGCATTTAATGCTTTGTTAAAAACATTAGAAGAGCCCCCATCAAATGTTATATTTATTTTAGCAACAACAGAACCACATAAATTACCATTAACGATTATCTCACGTTGTCAACGCTTTGACTTTAAACGTATCACTACTGCTGATATTGTGGGGCGCATGCAATTTATTTTAGATACTGAAAAAATTACTTATGAAGAAGAAGCATTACAAATTATTGGGCGTGCTGCAGAAGGTGGTATGCGTGATGCGCTTAGTCTGTTAGATCAAACAATTGCCTATAATCCAGCCGAAATTCTTGTGGAAAATGCATTGATGATTACAGGTGCCTCATCACAACAATTATTAACTAGCATGGTATCTGCTGTTGCTAGTGGTGATGCTCAAGGTGCAGTGAAAACGTTGTTGCACCTCTTGAATGAAGGTAAAGATGCTACGCGTTTGGTAGAAGATTTATTGCTGTATTACCGTGATGTTATGTTGTACAAACAAGCACCGGAATTTACAGAAACCTTTGAACGTGTAACAATTGATGAAGCTTTTAAAGAAGTTGCCGAACACGTTGAAACGGCATTGATTTATCGTTATGTAGCGCAATTAAATGAGGCACAACAACAAATGCGATTCTCTAATCATCCTCAAATATATTTGGAAGTGACGTTAGTCAATATGTCGCAAGAGTCGATTGGGACAGCGATAAAAACACCTACAAATGCAGAGGTAACTAATACCGATTCTGAGGTGTCGCATGGTATAATTGAAGCGCTCCAACAACAAATTAAACAAATGCAAAGTCAAATTAGTGATTTGTCGAGTAGAGAGCCTGCTCAAGGCAATCAACCAGCAGTTAAACCAGCTCGTTCTGGCGGTCGCTCTGCACATTCATCAGGTCGTCGGGCAAAGGTTGAAACAAATGCAATCCATAACGTGTTGGATAATGCAACAAGTGATCAACTAGGATTGATTCGTCAAAATTGGTCGGATATTCTTAATATGTTGATGAAATCACAAGCAGCATTATTGGCTGAAGCAGAACCAGTTGCAGCATCTGATCAGTCGTTTGTTATCAAATTTAAATACGACATTCATTGTCAAATGGCAATGGGAAATGCGACATTTGTAGAGGATGTTAAGGCCCATGTGCTACGACTAACTCAACAACAACTTAACATTGTTGGTGTGCCAGAGGAAGCGTGGGAATCAATTCGCTCTAATTTTATAGCGAAAAGAAAATCAACAGACTCAACCGATTCAACGAATACATCAGAAACAACAGATGCAATTGACAGTATGGAGACACCAGTAACAACCAATGTTAGTCCCGCAGTGGCACAAGCAGTGGCATTGTTTGGAGAAGAACTTGTTGAAATAAAAGAAGATTAA
- a CDS encoding helix-turn-helix domain-containing protein, with translation METSDKLRELRKRACLSQTELAKKINVTTQAVSKWECGKSYPDLFNLITLSNMYDVSLDELIKSDIKLQEKLTDTFNFKRMFIILLIALLSTLLLIYIGSSIISLVSNKTITTINWLFAGITYLFITIYFFVILKGRKIAFTKK, from the coding sequence ATGGAAACTTCAGATAAGCTACGTGAACTTCGCAAAAGAGCCTGTTTATCTCAAACAGAACTCGCAAAAAAAATAAATGTCACAACCCAAGCTGTTTCTAAATGGGAGTGTGGTAAAAGTTACCCTGACTTGTTTAACTTAATTACACTAAGCAATATGTATGATGTGTCTTTAGATGAATTGATTAAATCAGATATTAAACTACAAGAAAAACTTACGGATACGTTTAATTTCAAAAGGATGTTCATCATCTTATTGATAGCATTGCTGTCAACACTACTCCTAATCTATATTGGAAGTAGCATAATCTCGTTAGTTTCCAATAAAACGATTACTACTATCAATTGGCTGTTTGCTGGGATAACTTATCTGTTTATTACAATTTACTTTTTCGTTATTCTAAAAGGTCGGAAAATTGCTTTCACAAAAAAATAA
- the cydC gene encoding thiol reductant ABC exporter subunit CydC: MLQDSWIRPYVKKYRRMFIGVLTLGTLTFILSGALMYVSGYLITKSATQPESILMVYVPTVAVRAFGIGRSVSRYTERLTSHNLILKILAEMRSRLYRVIEPQALFIRKRFKTGDMLGALSNDIEHLQDYYLKTLFPAVVSLIIYAIVIVAIGAWSIPFAILLGCLIGLLVFVGPLLSMLYVGAKNEQLKAGRGQLYNKFADAILGMSDWIFSGQSQVFVKKYDLLEEELLVIENRKNRFTAYRDFLSQLIIGIGVVLIIWWSNEQVGLGVFSPTLVAAFALALLSLGEVFMPVASAISERTSYVASVQRLHAMEDNSLPNWEAEGKEAEKTMIFPEMAPLKVERLGYQYPGSAAKVINNLSLTIQPGEKWAIIGRSGTGKSTLLQLLQGVLQADSGFVTYGDINLATVGVHGSDLMGVLNQKAYLFDTTVENNIRMGKMTAKSEEIRAVAKQVGLDDLISQLPNGYKTQMQEAGERFSGGERQRIALARVLLQETPIVILDEPTIGLDPITEKELLATMFETLKNKTVIWVTHHLIGVEKMDNIIFLENGSIELEGKHNQLLATNERYQRLYQLDKPSFDFER, encoded by the coding sequence ATGTTACAAGATAGTTGGATTCGCCCTTATGTAAAAAAATACCGTCGGATGTTCATCGGAGTGCTAACCTTGGGAACACTGACCTTTATCTTATCGGGAGCGTTAATGTATGTCTCAGGTTATTTAATTACAAAGTCAGCTACGCAACCCGAATCAATTTTAATGGTGTATGTACCAACAGTTGCCGTACGGGCATTTGGAATAGGACGTTCGGTATCGCGTTATACTGAACGTCTAACGAGTCATAACTTAATTTTGAAGATTTTAGCAGAAATGCGTAGCCGATTGTATCGCGTGATTGAACCACAAGCATTGTTTATTCGCAAACGATTTAAAACAGGTGACATGTTAGGAGCCTTATCGAATGACATTGAACACTTGCAAGATTATTATTTAAAAACACTCTTTCCTGCAGTGGTATCACTGATAATTTATGCGATTGTGATTGTGGCGATAGGTGCTTGGTCGATTCCATTCGCGATTTTACTAGGTTGCTTAATTGGTTTACTCGTATTTGTGGGTCCATTGCTTTCGATGTTGTATGTCGGTGCCAAAAACGAACAGTTAAAGGCTGGTCGTGGGCAACTTTACAATAAGTTTGCAGATGCTATTTTAGGGATGAGCGATTGGATATTTAGCGGACAGTCACAAGTGTTTGTGAAAAAATATGATTTATTAGAAGAAGAACTATTAGTAATAGAAAATCGTAAAAACCGTTTTACAGCCTATCGTGATTTTTTAAGTCAGTTAATCATCGGTATTGGTGTGGTTTTGATTATTTGGTGGTCGAATGAGCAAGTTGGTTTAGGTGTCTTTTCACCGACGCTTGTCGCTGCCTTTGCCTTAGCGTTGTTATCGCTAGGAGAAGTCTTTATGCCGGTAGCAAGTGCAATAAGTGAACGAACCAGCTATGTGGCCTCTGTACAACGTCTACATGCAATGGAAGATAACAGCTTACCAAACTGGGAGGCTGAAGGGAAAGAAGCAGAAAAAACGATGATTTTTCCTGAAATGGCGCCATTAAAAGTTGAACGGTTAGGGTATCAGTATCCTGGCAGTGCAGCGAAGGTAATTAATAATCTAAGTTTAACGATTCAGCCCGGCGAAAAATGGGCGATTATTGGTCGTTCTGGCACGGGTAAATCAACATTGTTACAATTACTGCAAGGAGTGCTTCAAGCTGATTCAGGTTTTGTAACATATGGTGATATTAATTTGGCGACAGTGGGTGTTCATGGGTCAGATTTGATGGGCGTATTAAACCAAAAAGCTTATTTATTTGATACAACCGTCGAAAATAACATTCGAATGGGGAAAATGACTGCGAAGTCAGAAGAGATTCGAGCTGTTGCTAAGCAAGTAGGACTTGATGATCTTATTAGTCAGCTGCCTAATGGTTATAAGACGCAAATGCAAGAGGCTGGTGAGCGTTTTTCTGGTGGCGAGCGCCAACGTATTGCTTTAGCGCGAGTACTCTTACAGGAGACACCAATCGTTATTTTAGATGAACCCACTATCGGCTTAGATCCAATTACAGAAAAAGAATTGTTAGCTACAATGTTTGAAACATTAAAAAATAAAACAGTTATCTGGGTGACTCATCACTTAATCGGTGTAGAAAAAATGGACAATATTATCTTTTTAGAAAATGGCTCAATTGAGCTAGAAGGTAAACATAATCAGCTTTTAGCGACAAATGAACGTTATCAAAGATTGTATCAATTAGATAAACCATCTTTTGATTTTGAACGTTGA
- the tmk gene encoding dTMP kinase — protein MTKGFFMTLEGPEGSGKTTVAKLLVERLEKEVEKSIVLTREPGGIAIAEKIRDVILDVSHTMMDARTEALLYAASRRQHLVEKVMPALTDGKVVVCDRFVDSSLAYQGYGRNIGVDNVWEMNQFAIADLMPQVTFYLDVPIEVGFERIYANKDREINRLDLEKKEFHETVVEGYRQVIERFPERIVVINANQAVEEVTEAIIQTLKQRFPDIFRTLKGGI, from the coding sequence ATGACAAAAGGTTTTTTCATGACACTAGAGGGACCAGAGGGATCTGGAAAAACAACCGTTGCCAAATTGTTAGTCGAACGCTTAGAAAAAGAGGTTGAAAAATCGATAGTTCTAACGCGTGAGCCAGGAGGTATAGCGATTGCTGAAAAAATTCGTGATGTCATATTGGATGTCTCACACACGATGATGGATGCGCGAACTGAAGCGTTGTTATATGCAGCGTCAAGACGTCAGCATCTAGTGGAGAAAGTGATGCCGGCCTTAACTGATGGTAAAGTAGTTGTTTGCGATCGTTTTGTAGATAGTTCGCTTGCTTATCAAGGGTATGGTAGAAATATTGGTGTTGATAATGTTTGGGAAATGAATCAGTTTGCAATAGCTGATTTGATGCCACAAGTAACTTTTTATCTCGATGTGCCTATTGAGGTTGGGTTTGAACGTATTTATGCAAATAAAGATCGTGAAATTAATCGATTGGATCTTGAGAAAAAAGAGTTCCATGAAACTGTTGTTGAAGGATATCGTCAAGTGATTGAACGTTTTCCAGAACGAATCGTTGTGATTAATGCAAATCAAGCAGTTGAAGAAGTAACAGAGGCAATTATTCAGACGCTAAAACAGCGCTTTCCCGACATATTCAGAACTTTAAAAGGAGGAATTTAA
- the cydD gene encoding thiol reductant ABC exporter subunit CydD: protein MDKSLFKYKGFKIVMVALMILSIIQGFSIIMQAIYLAGSLSDLFAGHSFQEVRGQLLGFLIMIAVRYLITAVKSRIAYLFAAKTGTAYREAVIEKLFQLGSGFLSQMGSGQTVTLMMEGVAKFRRYLELFIPKFSSMAVIPLMIGIYMLFVDLKSAIVLGVTFVILICFMILLGWAAQKNADAKWESYEKLSNHFVDSLRGIETLRYLGISRRHEKQIAFVSENYRKSTMSTLRVAFLSSFALDFFTMLGVATIAVFLGVQLIDGTMMLYPALLSLILAPEFFLPVREIGTDFHASLDGQEAGKALQEVLDIPVSHETSSTIKEWSTDSELILNGVVIKGEEERERLRIDKKIELSGVCNIGVIGASGSGKSTFVSLLGGFLEAQAGDIQVNKQDISSLAQTAWREQVTFIPQHPYIFNLSLRENIRFYRPTATEAEVIEAAERAGLNDLIDSLEFGLDAFVGESGRQMSGGQEQRVALARAYIEERPVMLLDEPTAHLDIETESELKETMLPLFENKLVVLATHRLHWMNEMDWVIVLDKGQVVEQGLPHELFAKKGTYYQLVQAQLGA, encoded by the coding sequence ATGGATAAAAGTCTTTTTAAATATAAAGGCTTCAAAATAGTGATGGTAGCCTTGATGATCTTGTCGATTATTCAAGGTTTTTCCATTATTATGCAGGCGATTTACTTAGCAGGTTCCTTAAGCGATTTGTTTGCGGGACATTCATTTCAAGAAGTGAGAGGACAGTTGCTAGGATTTCTGATAATGATCGCTGTACGTTATTTGATAACAGCTGTCAAAAGCCGCATTGCTTATCTTTTTGCTGCTAAGACAGGGACCGCTTATCGTGAAGCTGTCATTGAAAAGTTATTTCAATTAGGCTCAGGTTTTTTAAGTCAGATGGGGAGTGGGCAGACTGTTACGCTGATGATGGAGGGGGTTGCCAAGTTCCGTCGTTATTTAGAGTTGTTTATCCCTAAATTTTCCAGTATGGCAGTTATTCCGTTGATGATTGGTATTTACATGCTGTTTGTTGATTTGAAATCAGCGATTGTTTTAGGCGTGACGTTTGTTATTTTAATTTGTTTTATGATTTTGTTAGGTTGGGCTGCACAAAAAAATGCGGATGCCAAATGGGAATCGTATGAAAAATTAAGCAACCACTTCGTAGATTCTTTAAGAGGAATTGAAACATTACGTTATCTGGGGATTAGCCGTCGACATGAAAAACAAATAGCCTTTGTGAGTGAAAACTATCGTAAGTCAACGATGTCAACTCTACGGGTGGCATTCTTATCTTCATTTGCTCTAGATTTTTTCACGATGTTAGGTGTTGCAACAATTGCTGTCTTTTTAGGTGTGCAGCTAATTGATGGCACAATGATGCTTTACCCTGCGTTACTCTCATTGATTTTAGCGCCAGAATTCTTTTTGCCTGTGCGTGAAATTGGAACGGATTTCCACGCCTCACTCGATGGTCAGGAGGCTGGTAAAGCATTACAAGAAGTGTTGGATATACCTGTTTCACATGAAACAAGTTCAACTATAAAAGAATGGTCAACAGACAGTGAGTTAATACTTAACGGTGTTGTAATTAAAGGTGAAGAAGAGCGTGAAAGATTACGTATTGATAAAAAAATAGAGCTTTCTGGAGTGTGCAACATCGGTGTTATAGGTGCTAGTGGTTCAGGAAAGTCGACATTTGTTAGTTTATTAGGCGGTTTTTTAGAAGCGCAAGCAGGTGATATACAGGTGAATAAACAAGATATAAGTAGTTTGGCACAAACTGCTTGGCGAGAACAAGTGACATTTATACCACAACATCCGTATATCTTTAATTTATCGTTGCGTGAAAACATTCGTTTTTATCGTCCGACAGCCACTGAAGCTGAAGTTATTGAAGCGGCAGAACGTGCAGGTTTAAATGACTTGATTGATAGTCTAGAGTTTGGTCTTGATGCTTTCGTTGGTGAAAGTGGTCGTCAAATGAGTGGTGGTCAAGAACAACGTGTAGCACTTGCACGTGCTTATATCGAGGAACGTCCGGTGATGTTACTTGATGAGCCGACAGCGCATTTAGATATCGAAACAGAATCAGAGTTAAAAGAGACGATGCTGCCATTGTTTGAAAATAAGCTGGTGGTATTAGCAACACATAGGTTACATTGGATGAATGAAATGGATTGGGTTATCGTCCTTGATAAAGGGCAAGTGGTTGAGCAAGGTCTTCCTCATGAATTATTTGCTAAAAAAGGGACGTACTATCAGTTGGTACAAGCCCAGTTAGGAGCATAA
- a CDS encoding peptide MFS transporter yields the protein MSVDQKNTDTGFFGHPKGLSTLFFTELWERFSYYGMRAILIYYMYYSISKGGLGLDESLSIALMSIYGSLIYMTGVLGGWLADRVFGTRKAVFYGGILIMVGHVVLSLPNAGVTGLFSSMVFLAIGTGLLKPNVSSMIGDLYSPEDARRAGGFSIFYMGINLGGFLAPYVTGSLMKISFHVGFLIAAVGMALGLIFFVITQNKFLGDAGKNVPNPIAKEERGKVTLLFGSILGGLLIIALVGYLTGTLIVGNVINFISFVAILLPILYFVVMLRSKKTNTEERSRLLAYIPLFLTSVMFWMIQEQGSSVLAVFANKRVSQTLFNFEISPAFYQSFNPLFIIFLSPVFALIWTKLGKRQPSTPRKFSLGLLFAGFSFLIMMIPGLIGGTAEHTASPIWLILSFLLVTVGELCLSPVGLGVTTQLAPRAFAAQTMGVWFLSNAMAQGINAQIGQIFTPDIEVQYFGTLGIIAVIVGLIMFMVTPQLLKLMKGVK from the coding sequence ATGTCAGTAGACCAGAAAAACACAGATACAGGATTTTTCGGACACCCTAAAGGGCTGTCTACGCTCTTCTTTACCGAACTATGGGAACGTTTTTCATACTACGGTATGCGTGCGATTTTAATCTACTATATGTACTATTCAATTTCTAAAGGTGGATTAGGTCTTGATGAATCGTTGTCAATTGCGCTGATGTCAATTTACGGTTCGTTAATCTATATGACGGGTGTTTTAGGTGGTTGGTTAGCCGATCGCGTATTTGGTACAAGAAAAGCTGTTTTCTATGGTGGTATTCTTATCATGGTAGGACATGTTGTACTATCATTACCTAATGCAGGTGTTACGGGATTATTCAGTTCAATGGTGTTTCTAGCTATTGGTACAGGGTTGTTAAAACCTAACGTGTCCTCGATGATTGGGGATTTATATTCACCCGAAGATGCGAGACGCGCAGGTGGTTTCAGTATTTTCTACATGGGAATTAACCTTGGTGGTTTCCTTGCGCCGTATGTTACAGGTTCATTAATGAAAATAAGTTTCCATGTTGGTTTCTTAATAGCTGCTGTTGGTATGGCTCTAGGTTTAATTTTCTTTGTAATCACTCAAAATAAATTTTTAGGTGATGCAGGGAAAAACGTACCAAATCCAATTGCAAAAGAAGAGCGTGGTAAAGTTACATTACTCTTCGGATCGATTTTAGGTGGTTTATTAATCATCGCATTGGTTGGTTATCTAACAGGAACACTAATCGTTGGAAATGTTATCAATTTTATTAGTTTTGTAGCGATTTTGTTACCAATTCTTTACTTTGTAGTGATGTTGCGAAGCAAAAAAACAAACACAGAAGAGCGATCGCGTTTATTGGCTTATATTCCATTATTCCTAACTTCTGTAATGTTTTGGATGATTCAAGAACAAGGTTCAAGCGTACTCGCTGTGTTTGCAAATAAACGTGTTTCACAAACGTTGTTTAATTTTGAAATTTCACCAGCGTTTTATCAGTCGTTTAACCCGCTCTTTATTATCTTCTTATCGCCTGTTTTTGCTCTGATATGGACAAAATTAGGTAAGCGTCAACCGTCTACACCACGTAAGTTCTCTCTAGGGTTACTGTTTGCTGGATTTTCATTTTTAATCATGATGATTCCCGGTCTTATTGGTGGCACTGCAGAACACACTGCAAGTCCAATCTGGCTTATTTTAAGTTTCCTTCTGGTAACTGTCGGAGAACTATGTTTATCACCAGTCGGTTTAGGTGTTACAACACAATTAGCACCACGAGCATTTGCTGCACAAACAATGGGTGTGTGGTTCTTATCTAATGCTATGGCACAAGGTATTAATGCTCAAATTGGTCAAATATTTACACCGGACATTGAAGTTCAATATTTCGGTACACTCGGAATAATTGCTGTTATTGTTGGTTTAATTATGTTTATGGTTACACCGCAATTACTTAAGTTAATGAAGGGTGTTAAATAA
- the recR gene encoding recombination mediator RecR, which produces MHYPEPITKLMDSFSKLPGIGPKTASRLAFFVLDMKEDDVLDFAQALIKAKRDLGFCSVCGHITDTDPCYICEDKTRDRSLICVVETPQDVIAMEKMRDFGGLYHVLHGTISPMDGIGPEDINVPQLLKRLQNDEVKEVILATNPNVEGEATSMYISRLIKPSGISVTRIAHGLPMGGDLEYADEVTLSKAMEGRREL; this is translated from the coding sequence ATGCATTACCCAGAACCAATTACGAAATTGATGGATAGTTTTTCTAAATTACCAGGAATCGGTCCTAAAACAGCGTCACGTCTTGCTTTTTTTGTACTTGATATGAAAGAAGATGACGTGCTAGATTTTGCGCAAGCGCTTATTAAAGCAAAGCGTGACCTTGGTTTTTGTTCAGTATGTGGACATATCACAGATACCGATCCATGTTATATTTGTGAAGATAAAACACGTGACCGCAGTTTAATTTGTGTTGTTGAAACACCGCAGGATGTTATTGCAATGGAAAAAATGCGCGATTTTGGTGGATTATATCACGTGTTGCACGGTACAATCAGCCCGATGGATGGTATTGGACCCGAGGATATAAATGTCCCTCAATTACTTAAAAGATTGCAAAACGATGAGGTCAAAGAGGTTATTTTAGCAACGAATCCAAATGTTGAAGGTGAAGCAACGTCAATGTATATTTCACGATTGATTAAGCCTTCAGGTATTTCAGTGACAAGGATTGCTCATGGTCTACCTATGGGTGGAGATTTGGAGTACGCTGATGAAGTGACACTTTCAAAAGCAATGGAAGGTCGCCGTGAATTATAA
- the cydB gene encoding cytochrome d ubiquinol oxidase subunit II — MSLNEFWFLLVAVLFIGFFFLEGFDFGVGMSMRFLAKDEKERTMLVSTIGPFWDANEVWLITAGGALFAAFPNWYATMFSGYYLPLFAVLMLLIGRGVSFEFRRKHDHPKWTPTWDWVIFISSTLIPLLFGVLFTSMLKGMPIDAEMNMYAGFTDYINVYSVWGGITLMLLCFYHGLLYITLRVDHSMRERARNLAVKVGLGVLVSLVVFVLLSMKYTDIFSHNLVGVLITIGFIVVSYALSLLFTLKGSEKLSFTFSGLGIAGTISLIFVSLFPRVMVSSLGEAFNLTISNASSGNYSLKVMTIVAITLLPFVLGYTIWSYYVFRKRITQEDEHIY, encoded by the coding sequence ATGAGTCTTAATGAATTTTGGTTCCTCTTAGTTGCTGTGCTGTTTATCGGATTCTTCTTCCTTGAAGGATTTGATTTTGGTGTGGGTATGAGTATGCGTTTTTTAGCAAAGGATGAAAAAGAGCGTACAATGCTTGTTTCAACAATTGGACCTTTCTGGGATGCCAATGAAGTTTGGTTGATTACTGCTGGGGGCGCACTGTTTGCGGCTTTCCCGAACTGGTATGCGACAATGTTCAGTGGTTACTATCTACCGCTATTTGCCGTTTTAATGTTGCTGATTGGTCGAGGTGTATCCTTTGAGTTCCGTCGTAAGCACGATCATCCAAAATGGACACCGACATGGGACTGGGTCATCTTCATTTCAAGTACACTTATTCCACTGTTGTTCGGTGTTTTGTTTACAAGTATGTTAAAAGGTATGCCGATTGATGCAGAAATGAACATGTATGCTGGCTTTACAGATTATATTAATGTTTACTCTGTTTGGGGCGGTATCACTTTAATGTTGTTATGCTTCTATCATGGTTTGTTATACATTACATTGCGTGTTGACCACAGCATGCGTGAACGTGCGCGTAACTTAGCTGTGAAAGTAGGTTTAGGTGTATTGGTTTCGCTCGTAGTCTTTGTACTTCTTTCAATGAAATACACTGATATTTTTAGCCATAACCTTGTAGGCGTATTGATTACAATTGGATTTATTGTTGTGAGTTATGCCTTATCGTTATTATTCACACTTAAAGGTTCTGAAAAATTATCATTTACTTTCTCTGGTCTCGGTATTGCCGGAACAATTTCACTGATTTTTGTTTCATTGTTCCCACGTGTAATGGTCAGCAGTTTAGGTGAAGCATTTAACTTAACAATTTCCAATGCATCAAGTGGTAACTATTCGTTAAAAGTAATGACAATTGTAGCTATTACATTGTTGCCATTCGTTCTTGGTTACACAATTTGGAGTTATTACGTTTTCCGCAAACGTATCACTCAAGAAGATGAACACATTTATTAA
- a CDS encoding cyclic-di-AMP receptor, protein MKLILAIVQDQDSGKLQTKLMKAKFRTTKLATTGGFLKAGNTTFIIGTEDEKVDDVLEIIKENCKAREQAISPVASLSVTVDTYVPYPVEVQVGGATVFILPVDHFYRF, encoded by the coding sequence ATGAAATTAATTTTAGCAATTGTACAGGACCAAGATAGTGGAAAACTGCAAACTAAGTTAATGAAAGCTAAATTTCGTACTACTAAGTTGGCGACAACAGGGGGCTTCTTGAAAGCCGGAAACACAACATTTATTATTGGTACAGAAGATGAAAAAGTGGACGACGTCTTAGAAATAATCAAAGAAAATTGTAAAGCAAGAGAACAAGCTATTTCTCCTGTGGCATCACTAAGCGTAACCGTCGACACTTATGTACCTTATCCAGTTGAAGTACAAGTGGGTGGCGCAACAGTGTTCATCTTACCAGTAGATCATTTTTATCGCTTCTAA